A genomic region of Miscanthus floridulus cultivar M001 chromosome 3, ASM1932011v1, whole genome shotgun sequence contains the following coding sequences:
- the LOC136546769 gene encoding putative disease resistance protein RGA3, whose protein sequence is MMEMILSEFTKQVIISLGNLASNEIAKVLCVRNEISKLSRKLESMRAIITDAEQTVVQNETTRDWLKRSREVIYEAENIIDRCRIEKERFQTSEPQECNPSSVFKCCRDVGIDYIVTSDIHELNQKLDSIIEEGERLHIEPAIEDQIRSDQTRSDLDFAPDLEPDIVGREVENDCENLIELLIKRDDIPSRPNRPLLAIIGTIGVGKTTLARKVYHKTETFFEPRVWVHVSKDLQHMTMWSGERFSKGDTARLQAELRTWLQGNKFLLVIDDVWGENVWDGLLEIQAQHGSPGSRVLITTRNERVARRMGAVHLHHVKGLNEDDGWWLLRTRAFLDESTGNMQDIGRRIVQKCNGLPMAIRRIGCHLREVDLKEDDWERIYSSDFCGLSSRIRNAINTSYLELPYYLKRCFLYCSLYPEGSVIDRQCITQQWIAEGFIVTQQNTAVEEEAKKCYEELLGRGLLLPENQTYGAERSKMPHLFRSFALLQSQDEYFIGNPQDIGDTLRPCRLTITTGGAEAIRNGIRKLKTSRTIILCGSPLNDTILGDIFQKCTHLRVLDLGDTQIECVARSLGSMMHLRYLSFANTQVREIPSSIENLRMLQFLILKNCTRLNALPESLGRLTNLRTLDISGSGLNQVKFGFSMMKELKCLQGFLVSSRGSENRNGWSFQELGSLYKLTSLKILRLERTLTVEDAVQSALEAKHHLKELELCCSTDDGTTEISRAAKIKDVFEALKPGPSIVSLKLENYYGHGFPSWLDPFHLRELKQLTLDGCLHCQYLPSLGQMKNLKFLAINGSNLLTYIGHEIRGTPDDGVAFPKLEQLVISKMSNLKSWQGLEKRDMPSLMNFMIIGCPKLDSLPSWLKHCMALRSLHIDHADNLEAIENIPALKELEVCENSKLKVISNLGRLEDLKVVACLLLDVVQDVPSLRTVHSNEKNSTKLPLWLQPEKPFMLRRLEIVGTEELLDSCSSATAPYWPIIQNADHVYANLPDGSFYFSYAKSSSYFHKSARNLARSSLLSSASFIVPIPPQAEEVVSTDEIRNISEPTGQSSSQSWMRILFTVLLFVAAHIFSLSSEY, encoded by the exons ATGATGGAGATGATTCTATCTGAGTTCACAAAACAAGTTATCATCTCACTTGGCAATTTAGCCAGTAATGAAATAGCCAAAGTTTTGTGCGTCAGAAATGAGATTAGCAAACTGTCGAGAAAACTTGAGAGTATGAGAGCTATCATTACAGATGCAGAGCAGACAGTTGTGCAAAATGAAACTACTAGGGATTGGCTGAAGAGGTCACGAGAAGTTATTTATGAGGCTGAAAACATAATTGACCGATGTAGGATTGAAAAGGAGAGGTTCCAAACATCAGAGCCACAG GAATGCAATCCTTCATCTGTCTTTAAGTGCTGCAGAGATGTTGGTATTGACTACATAGTCACAAGTGATATACATGAACTGAATCAGAAACTTGACAGCATCATTGAAGAGGGTGAGAGGCTGCATATAGAGCCAGCGATTGAGGATCAAATAAGATCAGATCAAACAAGATCAGATCTTGACTTTGCTCCAGATCTAGAGCCTGATATTGTGGGCAGAGAGGTGGAAAACGACTGTGAAAATCTCATTGAACTACTAATAAAGAGAGATGATATTCCTAGTCGTCCCAATCGTCCTTTGTTGGCTATTATAGGAACAATTGGAGTTGGCAAGACTACTCTTGCTAGAAAGGTATACCACAAGACAGAAACTTTTTTTGAGCCTAGGGTATGGGTTCATGTCTCCAAAGACTTGCAGCATATGACAATGTGGTCAGGTGAGAGATTCAGTAAAGGAGATACTGCACGACTACAGGCAGAGCTGCGCACATGGTTACAAGGTAACAAGTTTCTGCTGGTCATCGATGATGTCTGGGGAGAGAATGTTTGGGATGGGCTGCTAGAGATACAAGCACAGCATGGCAGCCCTGGCAGTAGAGTCCTTATAACAACCCGGAATGAGCGTGTTGCGAGGAGGATGGGGGCAGTTCATCTTCACCATGTGAAGGGCTTGAATGAGGATGATGGTTGGTGGCTACTTCGTACAAGGGCTTTCCTTGATGAGAGCACTGGAAACATGCAAGATATTGGTAGGCGAATTGTGCAAAAGTGCAATGGCCTTCCAATGGCAATAAGGAGAATTGGATGCCATCTAAGGGAAGTGGACCTTAAAGAAGATGACTGGGAGAGAATCTACTCCAGTGATTTCTGTGGCCTTTCTTCGAGGATAAGAAACGCTATCAATACTAGCTACCTTGAGTTGCCATATTATCTGAAAAGGTGCTTTCTTTATTGCTCATTATATCCAGAGGGGTCTGTGATTGATCGGCAGTGTATCACTCAGCAGTGGATTGCGGAGGGGTTTATTGTGACCCAGCAGAACACAGCTGTTGAAGAGGAAGCTAAAAAATGCTATGAGGAATTGTTAGGTAGGGGCCTTCTTTTGCCCGAAAATCAAACTTATGGTGCAGAGAGATCGAAGATGCCTCATCTCTTCAGATCATTTGCACTTCTCcagtcacaagatgaatactttattgGCAATCCTCAAGACATAGGTGATACTTTGAGGCCATGCCGCTTAACTATTACAACTGGAGGTGCAGAAGCGATCAGAAATGGTATTAGAAAGTTGAAGACCTCGAGGACAATAATCCTGTGTGGGAGCCCATTAAATGACACGATCCTGGGTGATATTTTTCAGAAGTGCACACATCTAAGGGTTCTAGATCTTGGAGATACACAGATTGAGTGTGTTGCAAGGAGTTTGGGATCCATGATGCACCTTAGATATCTTAGCTTTGCAAACACCCAAGTTAGAGAGATTCCATCTTCCATTGAGAATCTTAGGATGCTGCAGTTCTTAATTCTCAAAAATTGCACTCGTCTGAATGCTCTCCCAGAATCCCTTGGCCGCCTAACAAACTTGAGGACACTTGACATCTCAGGATCTGGACTAAATCAAGTGAAATTTGGATTCTCCATGATGAAAGAACTCAAATGCCTACAGGGTTTTCTTGTAAGCTCAAGAGGTTCAGAAAATAGAAACGGTTGGTCATTTCAAGAGCTGGGGTCCTTATATAAGCTGACAAGCCTCAAGATTCTTAGGCTAGAGAGAACATTAACCGTGGAAGATGCAGTACAATCAGCACTCGAGGCAAAACATCATCTCAAAGAGCTTGAGCTATGCTGCAGCACTGATGATGGAACGACAGAAATTAGTAGAGCAGCAAAAATTAAAGATGTGTTTGAAGCACTCAAGCCAGGACCTTCTATTGTCTCTCTCAAGCTAGAAAACTATTATGGCCACGGATTCCCATCTTGGCTAGACCCATTCCATCTCCGAGAACTAAAGCAGTTGACCCTTGATGGCTGTTTGCATTGCCAATATCTCCCATCTCTGGGTCAGATGAAGAATCTAAAATTCCTAGCAATAAATGGTTCCAATTTGTTAACTTACATTGGCCATGAAATTCGTGGGACACCAGATGATGGGGTGGCATTTCCGAAGCTGGAGCAGCTGGTTATCAGCAAGATGAGCAACTTGAAGTCATGGCAGGGCCTCGAAAAAAGAGATATGCCTTCGCTCATGAATTTCATGATCATTGGATGCCCCAAGCTGGATTCACTTCCTTCCTGGCTCAAGCATTGTATGGCATTGAGAAGCTTGCATATAGATCATGCTGATAACCTGGAAGCAATTGAGAACATACCTGCACTTAAAGAACTTGAAGTTTGTGAGAACAGCAAGCTGAAGGTGATCTCGAACCTTGGAAGACTTGAAGATCTGAAAGTAGTGGCTTGCTTGCTTTTGGATGTTGTGCAAGATGTCCCCTCATTGCGCACCGTGCATTCAAATGAAAAGAATTCAACCAAGCTTCCGCTGTGGCTACAGCCAGAAAAACCTTTCATGCTCAGGAGATTGGAAATTGTTGGAACTGAGGAGCTACTTGATAGCTGCTCCTCTGCAACTGCCCCATACTGGCCTATCATCCAAAATGCTGATCATGTATATGCTAATCTGCCAGATGGCTCCTTCTACTTCTCATATGCCAAAAGCAGTAGCTACTTCCACAAAAGCGCAAGGAACCTTGCACGGTCCTCTTTACTGAGCTCAGCTAGCTTCATTGTGCCGATTCCTCCACAAGCTGAAGAAGTTGTTTCGACGGATGAAATCAGAAACATCAGTGAGCCAACTGGCCAATCCTCAAGTCAGTCATGGATGAGGATACTTTTCACAGTTCTCCTCTTTGTTGCTGCCCATATCTTTTCATTGTCAAGCGAATATTGA
- the LOC136542320 gene encoding fasciclin-like arabinogalactan protein 8 has product MEPAAAAGESRDPPPSPPPEDLSTVEPSPSSSSSSFATAVVAPGTQAPAPAPAPPGAREVAAAMEAVERDAAAIAESYASLFASLRVALSNVTSTSAENMECLGDVVGRLQESALEASSKGNKYINSCLRLNEEMRGLESLAMQLKILRKNVDSLDLAVSQLLRLP; this is encoded by the exons ATGGAACCCGCCGCGGCCGCCGGAGAGTCCCGTGATCCGCCGCCGTCACCGCCCCCGGAGGATCTCTCCACTGTGGAGCCTTcaccctcctcctcttcctcctccttcgcCACGGCTGTTGTTGCCCCGGGAAcgcaggcgccggcgccggcgccggcgcctccgGGGGCGCGGGAGGTCGCGGCGGCGATGGAGGCGGTGGAGCGGGACGCGGCTGCCATCGCCGAGAGCTACGCCTCCCTCTTCGCCTCCCTCCGCGTCGCCCTCTCAAAC GTCACCTCGACGTCCGCAGAGAACATGGAGTGCTTGGGGGACGTCGTCGGCCGCTTACAGGAATCCG cacttgaagcatcttcgaAAGGAAATAAATACATCAATTCGTGCTTGAG GTTGAATGAAGAAATGAGAGGCTTGGAAAGCTTAGCTATGCAACT GAAGATTCTACGGAAGAATGTTGATTCATTAGATTTGGCTGTCAGTCAATTGCTTCGCCTTCCCTAG
- the LOC136542319 gene encoding FT-interacting protein 3-like: MMNNLKLGVEVTSANDLLPKEQGTANPFVEVEFDDQKFRTAIKDRDINPVWNEQFYFNISDPSRLPELHLEAYVYHADRASNSKACLGKVRISGTSFVSQPDATPLHYPLEKRTILSRARGELGLRVFLTDDPSVRVSAPGHQEFDMLSTPTTAQEQAAASSIPNPFQETRANPVRQFQHLTREQQRPAQPYYAEDSYGDQQQRSFSAVGNKAAAPQPQVQVSRMYAPGPQQPIDFQLKETSPTLGGGRVIGGRVYPGEKAGAYDLVEKMQYLFVRVVKARDLPNMDITGSLDPYVEVHLGNYKMKTKYFEKNQRPEWDEVFAFPKEVMQSTMLEVVVKDKDVLRDDYVGRVSIDLNEVPLRVPPDSPLAPEWYRLMGKDGMRDRGELMLAVWYGTQADECFPSAIHAGSTPVESHLHNYIRGKVYPAPRMWYVRVNVIEAHDIYPMENRIPDVLVKVRLGHQLLKTRQVRSPTRNFLWNEELMFVAAEPFEDDLIISVEDRVAQNKDEVIGEAIIPVARLPRRADHKPVRPAWFDLRRPGIIDVNQLKEDKFYAKVNLRVCLEGGYHVLDESTQYCSDLRPTMKQLWKPPIGMLEVGILSANGLNPTKTRNDRGSCDAYCVAKYGLKWVRTRTIVDNLSPRFNEQYTWEVFDHGTVLTIGLFDNCHVSGDNNHGSSGHMDKPIGKVRIRLSTLETSRVYTHSYPLLVLSPSGVKKMGELHLAIRFTTSSLINVLLTYSRPLLPKMHYAQPLSIVQQEILRHQAVQLVAQRLGRMEPPVRREVVEFMSDARSHLWSMRRSKANFFRLMQVFSGVIAAGKWFGDVCQWKNPVTTVLVHVLFIMLVFYPDLILPTIFLYMFLIGLWNYRFRTRFPPHMNTRISCADVAHPDELDEEFDTFPTSRSPDLIRMRYDRLRHVAGRIQTVVGDIATQGERLQSLLSWRDPRATAMFLVFCLITAIILYVTPFQVIALCLGFFWMRHPRFRHKVPSAPANFFRRLPAKTDSLL, encoded by the coding sequence ATGATGAACAATCTTAAGCTTGGTGTTGAGGTTACCAGTGCTAATGATCTCCTCCCAAAAGAGCAGGGCACAGCCAATCCTTTTGTTGAGGTCGAGTTTGATGACCAGAAGTTCCGCACAGCCATCAAAGACAGGGACATCAACCCTGTCTGGAACGAGCAGTTCTACTTCAACATATCGGATCCATCCCGCCTCCCAGAGCTACACCTTGAGGCCTATGTGTACCATGCAGACCGTGCCAGTAATTCCAAGGCCTGCCTAGGCAAGGTTCGCATATCGGGTACATCCTTTGTCAGCCAACCTGATGCTACGCCCCTGCACTACCCCCTGGAGAAGCGCACAATCTTATCACGTGCGCGTGGTGAGCTTGGGCTAAGAGTCTTCCTCACAGATGATCCATCAGTAAGGGTGTCTGCTCCAGGTCACCAGGAGTTTGATATGTTAAGCACGCCTACCACTGCGCAGGAGCAGGCAGCAGCCAGCTCCATTCCAAATCCTTTCCAAGAGACCAGAGCAAATCCAGTGAGACAATTCCAGCACTTAACAAGAGAACAGCAGCGTCCTGCACAGCCATACTACGCTGAAGATTCATATGGAGACCAGCAACAGAGAAGCTTTTCTGCAGTTGGGAATAAAGCTGCAGCTCCTCAGCCTCAGGTTCAGGTATCAAGGATGTATGCTCCAGGTCCACAACAACCTATAGATTTCCAACTAAAGGAAACAAGCCCAACGCTTGGTGGTGGCCGTGTTATTGGTGGCCGGGTGTACCCTGGTGAGAAGGCTGGGGCATACGACCTTGTTGAGAAGATGCAGTACCTCTTTGTGCGTGTGGTCAAGGCCCGCGACCTGCCCAACATGGACATCACTGGAAGTCTTGATCCTTATGTGGAGGTGCACCTTGGGAACTACAAAATGAAAACAAAGTACTTTGAGAAGAATCAGAGGCCCGAGTGGGATGAGGTGTTCGCATTCCCTAAGGAAGTCATGCAGTCAACGATGCTTGAAGTTGTTGTGAAGGACAAGGATGTCCTTCGGGATGACTATGTTGGTCGAGTGAGTATTGACCTGAATGAGGTCCCTCTAAGGGTCCCTCCAGACAGTCCATTGGCACCAGAGTGGTATCGTCTTATGGGCAAGGATGGCATGAGGGACAGAGGGGAGTTGATGCTTGCAGTCTGGTATGGTACTCAAGCAGATGAATGCTTCCCAAGCGCCATTCATGCAGGATCAACACCAGTTGAATCCCATCTTCACAATTATATCCGTGGGAAGGTCTACCCTGCGCCAAGAATGTGGTATGTGAGAGTCAATGTAATTGAGGCACATGATATATACCCAATGGAGAACCGCATACCTGATGTACTGGTAAAAGTGAGGCTGGGCCATCAATTGTTGAAGACAAGGCAAGTTCGCTCACCAACCAGAAACTTCTTGTGGAATGAGGAGCTGATGTTTGTCGCAGCAGAGCCTTTTGAGGATGACTTGATCATATCAGTAGAAGACCGTGTAGCACAAAACAAAGATGAGGTGATTGGTGAAGCTATCATACCAGTCGCAAGGCTTCCAAGGCGGGCTGATCACAAGCCGGTACGGCCAGCATGGTTTGATCTAAGAAGGCCAGGAATAATTGATGTGAACCAGCTAAAGGAAGACAAGTTCTATGCAAAGGTAAACCTTCGTGTTTGCCTTGAAGGTGGTTATCATGTGCTTGATGAGTCCACACAATATTGCAGTGATCTCCGTCCAACAATGAAGCAGTTGTGGAAGCCACCAATTGGCATGCTTGAAGTTGGCATTTTAAGTGCAAATGGTCTCAATCCAACAAAAACCAGAAATGACCGTGGGTCGTGTGATGCATATTGTGTTGCCAAGTATGGTTTAAAATGGGTCCGGACGCGCACAATAGTTGACAACTTGAGCCCTCGATTCAATGAGCAGTACACATGGGAAGTCTTTGATCATGGAACTGTACTCACAATTGGTCTATTTGACAACTGCCACGTAAGTGGAGATAACAACCACGGTTCCTCAGGCCACATGGATAAACCCATCGGCAAAGTGAGAATTCGGCTTTCAACACTTGAGACGTCGCGTGTGTAcacacactcatatccattgcTCGTCCTCAGCCCATCAGGAGTTAAAAAGATGGGTGAACTACATCTTGCCATTCGGTTCACAACATCATCCCTTATCAATGTGCTCCTTACATACTCTAGGCCCCTCTTGCCCAAGATGCATTATGCGCAGCCCCTGTCAATAGTTCAGCAGGAAATACTCCGCCACCAGGCTGTGCAGCTTGTTGCGCAGCGCCTGGGGCGCATGGAGCCACCAGTTCGCAGGGAAGTTGTTGAGTTTATGTCAGATGCTCGCTCTCATCTGTGGAGCATGCGACGGAGCAAAGCTAACTTTTTCCGTCTTATGCAAGTCTTCTCAGGAGTCATTGCTGCAGGGAAGTGGTTCGGTGATGTTTGTCAGTGGAAAAACCCGGTCACCACAGTGTTGGTTCATGTGCTCTTTATCATGCTTGTGTTCTATCCAGACCTTATCCTGCCAACAATCTTCCTCTACATGTTCTTGATAGGGTTGTGGAATTACCGGTTCCGGACACGCTTCCCACCACACATGAACACAAGAATATCTTGTGCTGATGTTGCACATCCAGATGAGCTTGATGAAGAATTTGACACATTCCCAACCTCAAGGAGCCCAGATCTCATTAGGATGAGGTATGATAGGTTACGACATGTTGCTGGGAGGATACAGACAGTTGTTGGGGACATTGCCACTCAGGGAGAGAGATTACAGTCACTGCTGAGCTGGAGGGACCCAAGGGCAACAGCTATGTTCCTAGTATTTTGCCTGATTACTGCGATTATACTATATGTGACACCATTCCAAGTGATTGCACTCTGCCTTGGGTTCTTCTGGATGAGGCATCCTCGGTTTCGCCACAAGGTGCCGTCAGCACCAGCAAACTTCTTCAGGAGGCTACCTGCAAAGACAGATTCTTTGCTGTAA